From Actinoplanes oblitus, a single genomic window includes:
- a CDS encoding amidoligase family protein, whose product MSRLRRRTGFEIELMAPPGASRRSLATELAGRCGGSVRPVWHSDSEPSLVPGLGRFLHLTQGFEVLRPDGAPLCTLVDDITLLAGLDPKAPPLPGWFRVLTDDGRLLRLLARHSDPGGTIGTVLDEAAGLWGSKVQQLGDVYRLNDAGDVTIALAAPLGGERERPCEIVTPPLTGNVEESLDELLRPARELGFTVPYEAAVHLHLDGAPFRAPHALANLVRLFAHWREPLREVLRTNPACRRLAPLPGPLVDAVAKNPTYDDLRAAAAEGELTKYFDVNLTQLLTDTPVRDTVEIRILPGAIEAGPIVDRAALVELLLERCLDPEPIPAGGDVDMLLELAAEALAGRA is encoded by the coding sequence GTGAGCAGGCTGCGCCGGCGTACCGGCTTCGAGATCGAACTCATGGCCCCTCCCGGAGCCAGCCGGCGCAGCCTCGCCACGGAGCTGGCCGGGCGCTGCGGGGGCAGCGTCCGGCCGGTGTGGCACTCCGACAGCGAACCGTCCCTGGTCCCCGGGCTGGGGCGGTTCCTGCACCTGACCCAGGGATTCGAGGTGCTGCGTCCGGACGGCGCCCCGCTCTGCACCCTGGTCGACGACATCACCCTGCTCGCCGGGCTGGATCCGAAGGCGCCACCGCTGCCGGGCTGGTTCCGGGTGCTGACCGACGACGGGCGGCTGCTGCGCCTGCTCGCCCGGCACAGCGATCCGGGCGGCACGATCGGCACCGTGCTGGACGAAGCCGCCGGTCTCTGGGGCAGCAAGGTCCAGCAGCTCGGCGACGTGTACCGGCTGAACGACGCGGGCGACGTGACCATCGCGCTGGCCGCGCCGCTCGGCGGCGAACGGGAACGGCCGTGCGAGATCGTCACGCCGCCGCTGACCGGGAATGTCGAGGAATCGCTTGACGAACTGCTCAGGCCGGCGCGCGAGCTGGGGTTCACCGTCCCCTACGAGGCCGCGGTGCACCTCCACCTGGACGGTGCGCCGTTCCGGGCGCCGCACGCTCTGGCCAACCTGGTCCGGCTCTTCGCGCACTGGCGGGAGCCGCTGCGGGAGGTGCTCCGCACCAACCCGGCCTGCCGCAGGTTGGCGCCCCTGCCCGGACCGCTGGTGGACGCGGTGGCCAAGAATCCGACGTACGACGATCTGCGCGCCGCCGCGGCCGAAGGTGAGCTGACGAAGTACTTCGACGTGAACCTGACCCAGCTGCTCACCGACACTCCGGTCCGGGACACCGTGGAGATCCGCATCCTCCCCGGCGCCATCGAGGCCGGCCCGATCGTGGACCGCGCCGCGCTGGTCGAGCTGCTGCTGGAACGCTGCCTGGACCCGGAGCCGATCCCGGCGGGCGGTGACGTGGACATGTTGCTGGAGCTGGCCGCGGAGGCGCTCGCCGGGCGCGCCTGA
- a CDS encoding PIG-L deacetylase family protein translates to MTDATLVLTAHPGDFVWRAAGAIALANSRGRRVVIGCMSFGERGESASLWRKGYTLDQVKAVRREEAAQAAKVLGAEIRFFDANDYPLVETPELLQGLIDLYRAVQPAVVLTHAPADPYNGDHAFAHQIALKARVLAQAPGVEGTGEVIGAPPVFCFEPHQPEQCGFVPNVLLDITEVWDRKREAMEILAAQRHLHTYYTELGARRGLQAARNSGPNLGLPDETRGEAYMRIYPQVTRELS, encoded by the coding sequence ATGACCGATGCCACCCTGGTACTCACCGCACACCCCGGAGACTTCGTCTGGCGTGCCGCCGGCGCGATCGCGCTCGCGAACTCCCGTGGCCGGCGAGTGGTGATCGGCTGCATGAGCTTCGGAGAGCGCGGCGAGTCCGCCTCCCTCTGGCGCAAGGGGTACACCCTCGACCAGGTCAAGGCGGTCCGGCGCGAGGAGGCCGCGCAGGCCGCGAAGGTGCTCGGCGCGGAAATCCGGTTCTTCGACGCGAACGACTATCCGCTCGTCGAGACGCCCGAGCTGCTGCAGGGCCTGATCGACCTGTACCGCGCGGTGCAGCCGGCGGTGGTGCTGACTCACGCACCGGCCGACCCCTACAACGGCGACCACGCGTTCGCCCACCAGATCGCGCTCAAAGCGCGGGTGCTGGCCCAGGCGCCGGGCGTCGAGGGGACGGGCGAGGTGATCGGCGCGCCGCCGGTCTTCTGCTTCGAGCCGCACCAGCCCGAGCAGTGCGGCTTCGTGCCGAACGTGTTGCTGGACATCACCGAGGTGTGGGATCGCAAGCGGGAGGCGATGGAGATCCTGGCCGCGCAGCGACACCTGCACACCTACTACACCGAGCTGGGCGCCCGGCGCGGGCTGCAGGCCGCCCGCAATTCCGGGCCCAACCTGGGCCTGCCGGACGAGACCAGGGGCGAGGCCTACATGCGGATCTACCCGCAGGTCACCCGGGAGTTGTCGTGA
- a CDS encoding 4-carboxy-4-hydroxy-2-oxoadipate aldolase/oxaloacetate decarboxylase produces MSRHVVVQHVERVPAEVLHGLAEQGVSTVHEADGRRGSLDPSVKPIQSGARIAGSAVTVSCHPGDNLMIHAAVETVRPGDVVVITTTSPSTDGMLGELLATSLAAHGAIGVILDAGVRDVAELRAMGFPAWARAISPQGTVKASPGSVNVPVVAGGQVINPGDAVVADDDGIVVIPRERASTVLDAARDRTANEAAKRERLAAGELGVDMYQLRPLLEQLGVEYR; encoded by the coding sequence GTGAGCCGCCACGTCGTCGTCCAGCACGTCGAGCGGGTTCCCGCAGAAGTCCTGCACGGGCTCGCCGAGCAGGGCGTCTCCACGGTCCACGAGGCGGACGGGCGGCGCGGGTCGCTGGACCCGAGCGTGAAGCCGATCCAGAGCGGCGCGCGCATCGCCGGCTCCGCGGTGACCGTGTCCTGCCACCCGGGCGACAACCTGATGATCCACGCGGCGGTGGAGACCGTCCGCCCCGGTGATGTCGTGGTCATCACCACGACCTCGCCGTCCACCGACGGCATGCTCGGCGAGCTGCTCGCCACCTCCCTGGCCGCACACGGCGCGATCGGCGTGATCCTGGACGCCGGCGTGCGCGACGTGGCCGAGCTGCGCGCGATGGGCTTCCCGGCGTGGGCCCGGGCGATCAGTCCGCAGGGCACGGTGAAGGCAAGCCCCGGCTCGGTGAACGTCCCGGTGGTGGCCGGCGGCCAGGTGATCAACCCGGGGGACGCGGTGGTCGCCGACGACGACGGCATCGTGGTGATCCCCCGGGAGCGCGCTTCGACGGTTCTCGACGCGGCTCGCGACCGTACCGCGAACGAGGCGGCGAAACGCGAGAGGCTGGCCGCCGGCGAGCTGGGCGTGGACATGTACCAGCTGCGCCCGCTGCTCGAACAGCTCGGCGTGGAGTACCGATGA
- a CDS encoding 4-oxalomesaconate tautomerase gives MSVPVPVLVMRGGTSKGAYFRAEDLPADPAERDRLLLAIMGSPDPRQIDGIGGGHPLTSKVAVISRSDADGADVDYLFLQVHVDKPMVSAEQPCGNILAGVGPFAIERGLVAARENQTEVRVRMVNTGALAVITVPTPDGRVAYAGQTALSGVPGTAARIEVEFRDTAGSVASGLLPTGRVRDDLAGIPATCIDNGMPVVLMNADDLGVSGYETPARLEANAGLCRRVEELRLIAGKLMGLGDVSATTVPKMCLVAPPSHGGTLCTRMFIPHRVHASIGVLAAVSAGTAAALPGSVAFVPEHPATIRLEHPTGFYDVVIDVDVAGDEITVGRSAIVSTARLLLEGQVYPREVTHG, from the coding sequence ATGAGTGTCCCGGTTCCGGTTCTGGTGATGCGCGGCGGGACGTCCAAGGGGGCGTACTTCCGCGCCGAGGACCTGCCGGCCGACCCGGCCGAGCGGGACCGGCTGCTGCTGGCGATCATGGGTTCGCCGGACCCGCGGCAGATCGACGGCATCGGCGGCGGGCATCCGCTGACCAGCAAGGTCGCCGTGATCAGCCGGTCCGATGCGGACGGCGCCGACGTCGACTATCTCTTCCTGCAGGTTCACGTCGACAAGCCGATGGTGAGCGCGGAACAGCCGTGCGGCAACATCCTGGCCGGGGTCGGCCCGTTCGCGATCGAACGTGGCCTCGTCGCCGCCCGGGAAAACCAGACCGAGGTCCGGGTACGGATGGTCAACACCGGCGCCCTGGCCGTGATCACCGTGCCCACCCCGGACGGCCGCGTCGCATACGCCGGGCAGACCGCGCTCAGCGGCGTCCCGGGCACCGCCGCCCGGATCGAAGTGGAGTTCCGGGACACCGCCGGCTCGGTCGCGTCCGGCCTGCTGCCCACCGGCCGGGTCCGCGACGACCTGGCCGGCATCCCGGCCACGTGCATCGACAACGGCATGCCGGTCGTCCTGATGAACGCCGACGACCTGGGTGTCTCCGGCTACGAGACGCCGGCCCGGCTGGAGGCGAACGCCGGCCTGTGCCGCCGGGTCGAGGAGCTGCGGTTGATCGCCGGCAAGCTGATGGGCCTGGGCGACGTCTCGGCCACCACGGTGCCGAAGATGTGCCTGGTCGCGCCGCCGTCGCACGGTGGCACGCTGTGCACCCGGATGTTCATCCCGCACCGGGTGCACGCCTCGATCGGTGTGCTCGCCGCCGTCAGCGCCGGCACCGCCGCCGCCCTCCCGGGCAGCGTCGCGTTCGTTCCGGAGCACCCCGCGACGATCCGCCTGGAACACCCCACCGGCTTCTACGACGTGGTCATCGACGTGGACGTGGCCGGAGACGAGATCACGGTCGGCCGCTCAGCGATCGTGAGCACCGCTCGCCTGCTCCTGGAGGGGCAGGTCTACCCCCGTGAGGTAACACATGGCTGA
- a CDS encoding VOC family protein has product MAERTRDIAHVSAVELFTPVLDDTVRFFTDQMAMEVVDRRGDSVYLHTWDDYERFSVKVTAAPASGIGRSWLRASSPEALERRVAAIERSGLGEGWSKDEPAYGPVYHFTDPDGHPFGIYWETRRYVASDETRPSLKNQAARFPGRGSNARRLDHINFLARDVPENETFVNESLSGRPSEQIVLDNGTKAAVWYTFGDKSYDVVYTRDWTGSTGRLHHIAFATDTREDILRAADVFLEAGVHIETGPHKHAIQQTFFLYVYEPGGNRIELCNAGARLLLAPDHEVVTWTEAERAKGQAWGLKTIETFHTHGTPPVAEAEWA; this is encoded by the coding sequence ATGGCTGAACGTACCCGCGACATCGCGCACGTCTCCGCGGTCGAACTCTTCACCCCGGTGCTGGACGACACCGTGCGGTTCTTCACCGACCAGATGGCGATGGAGGTGGTGGATCGCCGCGGCGACAGCGTCTATCTGCACACCTGGGACGACTACGAGAGGTTCTCGGTCAAGGTCACGGCGGCGCCAGCCTCCGGAATCGGGCGGAGCTGGCTGCGCGCCAGCAGTCCGGAGGCGCTGGAGCGCCGGGTCGCGGCGATCGAGCGGTCCGGCCTCGGCGAGGGCTGGAGCAAGGACGAGCCGGCGTACGGGCCGGTCTATCACTTCACCGACCCGGACGGGCATCCGTTCGGCATCTACTGGGAGACCCGGCGCTACGTCGCCTCGGACGAGACCCGGCCGTCGCTGAAGAACCAGGCGGCACGGTTCCCCGGGCGCGGCTCGAACGCGCGCCGTCTGGACCACATCAACTTCCTGGCCAGGGACGTGCCGGAGAACGAGACGTTCGTCAACGAGTCGCTCAGCGGCCGGCCCAGTGAGCAGATCGTGCTGGACAACGGCACCAAGGCCGCCGTCTGGTACACGTTCGGCGACAAGTCGTACGACGTGGTCTACACCCGGGACTGGACCGGCTCGACCGGCCGGCTGCACCACATCGCGTTCGCCACGGACACCCGGGAGGACATCCTGCGGGCCGCTGACGTGTTCCTCGAGGCCGGTGTCCACATCGAGACCGGCCCGCACAAGCACGCCATCCAGCAGACGTTCTTCCTGTACGTCTACGAGCCGGGCGGCAACCGGATCGAGCTGTGCAACGCCGGCGCGCGACTGCTGCTCGCCCCGGACCACGAGGTGGTCACCTGGACCGAGGCGGAGCGGGCCAAGGGGCAGGCCTGGGGTCTCAAGACCATCGAGACGTTCCACACCCACGGCACACCGCCGGTGGCCGAGGCCGAGTGGGCCTGA
- a CDS encoding DEAD/DEAH box helicase, which yields MELFAAQTLERPNPRERRYAPRPGDLLPWQDGHALGRQDVGTDFVWRHSVYGGVFSLDRVHAVTQRVLGTSPEDVDERIPRGDTALFAVVLTSDGRMLLDTLVLSTAGWAAGRTTDPGPHNPGWLDGFDTDEQRWADRVRDLVAAADDDHEAARLLEDGIAVSQPVGPQLLTRVVEMTSDLLGVTETLQPQGLRIHSERVKAWRELDAQSDFLNSFFVEDLRRVADAAASGDCGPALVDYLSSDDAVAGLPHWDVRDTEQTGRLLDELAPERVPAGRWPAKPAHSLATSQQLAINAMLHRLSGNAGVFAVNGPPGTGKTTMLRDLIAALVVERARRLATLRSPAGGFTTSELGWKTDKKQRRIRALKAELTGFEMVVASANNGALANVTREIPQTKAIDDHWTGEASYLRQHAERVLGEPAWGLVAAMLGNKTNRREFLGRFWYGDPADPRKKSGDDGPGFFDWLKQADSVPASSWAQAVRAFNEALATEKRLRDARQHAHAVLRRLPQLRQAADAAAVRYDEAAERHRRAEAVAGDAAATAATVRRALEAAAARRAAHRDLKPGLWENVFTFGKAIRRWHAEDIPLQAALSAAEQHARTAADAQVATRSAARTAAEAVSRAATMHTRAAAERDAAMAIVDQARRDYPGAVPDATWLADEEHRELAAPWADEEWNTARTKVFLAALNLHTAFLTGAAGIMRANLTAVADILSGQAPGSAPAAAIRAAWQSLFMVVPVISTTFASVERLLRPLGAEALGWLLVDEAGQAAPQQAVGAIWRSRRLVAVGDPLQLEPVVTVLHTTQQALRRHHRVAGTWLPGGGSVQTLTDRLTPLGTHLPDPNDPESKVWVGAPLRVHRRCDNPMFDIVNTAVYDQLMIHGTAPRPHPLTTRESSWIDVVATEAEGNWIPAEGDAAARIVNYLINAGIGPDQLMMISPFRDPARRLRQRWQPIHPKMTCGTVHTAQGKEADVVLFVLGGNPTRPGARAWAASQPNLFNVAVSRAKQRLYVIGNHDSWAKLPYFSTLAQTLPTRQLKEQQG from the coding sequence GTGGAGTTGTTCGCGGCGCAGACACTGGAACGCCCTAACCCGCGCGAGCGTCGGTATGCGCCACGGCCCGGTGATCTTCTGCCGTGGCAGGACGGGCATGCACTGGGGCGCCAGGATGTCGGCACTGACTTCGTGTGGCGGCACAGCGTGTATGGCGGGGTGTTCTCGCTGGACCGGGTGCATGCGGTGACACAGCGGGTGCTCGGCACATCGCCGGAGGATGTCGACGAGCGGATCCCGCGTGGGGACACGGCGCTGTTCGCGGTCGTGCTGACCAGCGACGGGCGGATGCTGCTGGACACCCTGGTGCTGTCGACCGCCGGGTGGGCGGCAGGCCGGACGACCGATCCGGGTCCGCACAACCCGGGCTGGCTGGACGGGTTCGATACCGACGAGCAGCGCTGGGCTGACCGGGTGCGGGACCTCGTCGCCGCTGCGGACGACGACCACGAAGCGGCCCGTCTCCTGGAGGACGGCATCGCGGTCAGCCAGCCGGTTGGTCCGCAGTTGCTTACGCGGGTAGTGGAGATGACCAGCGACCTGCTCGGTGTCACCGAGACGCTGCAGCCGCAAGGGCTACGAATACACAGCGAGCGGGTCAAAGCATGGCGCGAGCTCGACGCTCAGAGCGATTTCCTCAACAGCTTCTTCGTCGAAGACCTGCGCCGGGTCGCGGACGCTGCCGCCTCCGGTGACTGCGGACCCGCACTGGTCGACTATCTCAGCAGTGATGACGCCGTCGCCGGGTTGCCGCATTGGGATGTCCGCGACACCGAGCAGACCGGCCGGCTGCTCGACGAACTGGCGCCGGAACGGGTGCCGGCCGGACGCTGGCCCGCGAAACCCGCCCATTCGCTAGCCACCAGCCAACAGCTCGCCATCAACGCCATGCTTCACCGGCTGTCCGGCAACGCCGGAGTGTTCGCGGTCAACGGACCGCCCGGCACCGGCAAGACCACCATGTTGCGCGACCTGATCGCCGCACTGGTAGTCGAACGAGCCCGCCGACTGGCGACCCTGCGCAGCCCGGCCGGCGGCTTCACTACCTCGGAGCTGGGGTGGAAGACCGACAAGAAGCAGCGGCGAATCCGGGCTCTGAAAGCGGAGCTGACCGGGTTCGAAATGGTGGTCGCCTCGGCCAACAACGGTGCCCTGGCCAATGTGACCCGCGAGATCCCGCAAACCAAGGCGATCGACGACCACTGGACCGGCGAAGCGTCCTACCTGCGCCAGCACGCGGAACGGGTCCTCGGCGAACCCGCCTGGGGCCTGGTCGCGGCGATGCTGGGTAACAAGACCAACCGGCGTGAGTTCCTGGGCCGATTCTGGTATGGCGATCCCGCCGACCCGCGGAAGAAGAGCGGTGACGACGGGCCGGGCTTCTTCGACTGGCTCAAACAGGCCGACAGCGTCCCCGCTTCGTCGTGGGCACAAGCGGTCAGGGCCTTCAACGAGGCGCTCGCAACCGAGAAGCGGCTGCGTGATGCCCGGCAGCACGCGCACGCCGTTCTCCGGAGACTGCCGCAGTTGCGGCAGGCGGCTGATGCTGCCGCCGTGCGGTACGACGAGGCAGCCGAACGGCACCGGCGTGCCGAGGCCGTCGCCGGTGACGCGGCCGCTACTGCGGCTACCGTCCGTCGCGCGCTCGAGGCAGCGGCCGCCCGGCGGGCCGCGCATCGGGATCTCAAGCCCGGTCTGTGGGAGAACGTGTTCACCTTCGGCAAGGCGATCCGACGCTGGCACGCCGAGGACATCCCTCTGCAAGCCGCCCTTTCCGCAGCCGAACAACACGCCCGGACCGCAGCTGACGCCCAGGTCGCCACGCGCAGTGCCGCACGAACGGCGGCGGAAGCGGTGAGTCGTGCCGCAACCATGCATACCCGCGCCGCTGCCGAACGCGATGCTGCCATGGCGATCGTCGACCAGGCGCGCCGCGACTATCCCGGTGCGGTGCCGGATGCCACCTGGCTGGCCGACGAGGAGCACCGAGAACTCGCCGCACCATGGGCGGACGAGGAATGGAACACTGCCCGCACCAAGGTCTTCCTGGCCGCGCTCAATCTGCACACCGCGTTCCTGACCGGTGCCGCCGGCATCATGCGAGCCAACCTGACCGCCGTTGCCGACATCCTTTCCGGTCAGGCCCCCGGCAGCGCACCGGCTGCCGCGATCCGCGCCGCCTGGCAGTCGTTGTTCATGGTCGTGCCGGTCATCTCCACCACGTTCGCCTCCGTGGAGCGGCTGCTACGCCCGCTCGGTGCCGAAGCACTCGGCTGGCTGCTCGTCGACGAGGCCGGTCAAGCCGCGCCGCAGCAGGCCGTCGGAGCGATCTGGCGCAGCCGCAGGCTGGTCGCCGTCGGTGACCCGCTGCAGCTCGAGCCCGTCGTCACCGTCCTGCACACCACCCAACAGGCCTTGCGCCGCCATCATCGGGTGGCCGGAACCTGGCTGCCCGGTGGTGGTTCCGTGCAGACTCTCACCGACCGGCTCACTCCGCTCGGCACCCACCTGCCCGACCCCAACGACCCGGAGTCCAAGGTCTGGGTCGGCGCACCCCTGCGGGTGCACCGGCGCTGCGACAACCCGATGTTCGACATCGTCAACACCGCCGTCTACGACCAACTCATGATCCACGGCACCGCGCCTCGCCCGCACCCGCTCACCACACGCGAGAGCTCCTGGATCGATGTCGTCGCCACCGAAGCCGAAGGCAACTGGATCCCCGCCGAAGGCGACGCCGCGGCCCGCATCGTCAACTACCTGATCAACGCTGGTATCGGCCCCGACCAGCTCATGATGATCAGCCCGTTTCGTGACCCCGCCCGCCGGCTACGACAGCGTTGGCAGCCCATCCATCCGAAGATGACCTGCGGCACCGTCCACACAGCCCAAGGTAAGGAAGCCGACGTCGTCCTGTTCGTCCTCGGCGGCAACCCGACCCGTCCCGGAGCCCGGGCTTGGGCCGCCAGCCAGCCCAACCTCTTCAATGTCGCCGTCTCCCGCGCGAAGCAACGCCTCTACGTCATCGGCAACCATGACAGCTGGGCGAAGCTGCCCTACTTCAGCACTCTCGCCCAGACTCTCCCGACACGCCAGTTGAAGGAGCAGCAAGGGTGA